Genomic segment of Nodosilinea sp. FACHB-141:
GAGGGAGAGCCCCCCTTTGAGCCGCAGAAATTATACAAAGCCTTAGCCGTGCTGGAAAAGCAGGTGTTGCTTCAGTCTGCGGGCAAAAGCAAATGGCTAAAGTATTTGCCGACTAAGGAAGGGCGCACATACAAAAATGCTCAACAATACATAGAAAATTTCCTTGCACCTCGCGTGGCTATGGCGCTACGGTTGGCTAGAGAGCCCAACGCTCAGTCTATAGCTGGGGTCAGTCAGCAGTTTCGAACCTCGATGCTGATTCAATTCGCAAAGAATCCCCAACACAATCTAGAAACTCTAGTTGCTGAAGCGAAAGCCTTCCTTTTTGCTGGTCACGATACCACGGCTCATACTTTATCATTTGCTGTCGGAGCCCTGGGGGTGACCCCTATGGTACGCCAGAAAGCCCAAGCTATTGTTGACGGAATTTGGCAGCAGGAAGGCTGCCTTAACACCTCGGCCATTAAGAAATTGACCTATGTTGAGGCAATTGTTAAGGAGACAATGCGGCTTTATCCCGTAGCCCCTGGCATTCCTTTAGTAGCCACTCAAGATACTGAAATTGGCGGCATACAGATTCCCCAAAAAACAGGTATAGAACCCTTTTTCCTAGGCGCGGGTAGAGACCCCGAAATGTATCCCCACCCGGATGAGTTTCGCCCAGAGCGCTGGCTTCAAGCAGATGAAGCAGAGGGCATGCTTGGGAAACAGCCCCTCCACCTTGGCTTTTCTTTAGGGCCACATTACTGTCTCGGGGCTCCCTTAGCGCTTTTGGAAGCTACGATCATGCTTGCGGCTTTGCTG
This window contains:
- a CDS encoding cytochrome P450, with the translated sequence MIKTQGLASVLVLASIVAGGLGWRWRQQAQRLQSLRALPTPPGHWPSGNALELIALAKNGRFSQKFLEWTQQYGPLFVVWLFNNPILIVSKPKLIEQILVQGQSDGIFARSPNFYGAYQDVFGVHIGNQKGQEWKWRRQAAAPSFKPNQFSQKLDVIVDSCMGVVDDIQHLVSKQEIVCVDSLFVNLTMGVIAHFLLGVSLDGKPNFEGEPPFEPQKLYKALAVLEKQVLLQSAGKSKWLKYLPTKEGRTYKNAQQYIENFLAPRVAMALRLAREPNAQSIAGVSQQFRTSMLIQFAKNPQHNLETLVAEAKAFLFAGHDTTAHTLSFAVGALGVTPMVRQKAQAIVDGIWQQEGCLNTSAIKKLTYVEAIVKETMRLYPVAPGIPLVATQDTEIGGIQIPQKTGIEPFFLGAGRDPEMYPHPDEFRPERWLQADEAEGMLGKQPLHLGFSLGPHYCLGAPLALLEATIMLAALLHYFDWELVNGSTSLEQFDQNLTIFPRDRMPVRFQVRSST